In Gammaproteobacteria bacterium, the DNA window AAAAAAGCAACTAACTTTTTAGAGGATAAAATGATGCGTAAATCAATTATTGCAATGGGTGCCCTGATCGCACTGACACTGGCCAGTGGCTCGGTGTTGGCAGCAGAGAAAAAGAGCGTTGAACAGGTTAATAAAAACAGCCAGGCGTTAAGTGGTCAGCAGGTTGAGCTGCGCGGTGAAGTAACCAAGGTCAATAACGGTATTATGCGCCGCAACTTCATACACATCAAAGATGGCACGGGTGCGGGTAACAGCGGTAGCCTGATCGTGACCAGCAAAGATACCGCGCAAGTGGGTCAGACAATAACAGTGGTGGGTACCGTTAAACTGGGTACCGACTTCGGCATGGGCTATACCTATCCGCTACTGGTTGAGAATGCCACCATCACTGTCGAGTAAACCGCCCTTCCACATTAAACTTCGGCAAATTTAAGCCCCTTTCCAATCCAACGCTGAATGAGTGGTTGGATGAGTTGGGGGTAGCGCCGTTGAATCAACTCACTGGCTGCTTCAACCTGTGGTAATAGCTGTTCATCACGTAGTAGGTCGGCGATTTGCAGGGTTATATCTCCAGTTTGGCGTGTGCCAAGCACGTCACCGGGGCCGCGTATCTCAAGGTCTCGGCGAGCGATGAGGAATCCATCGTTGGTTTCACGCATTATGGAGAGGCGGGACTTTGCAAGCCGTGAGAGGGGGCTGTGGTACATCAGTAGGCAGCTGCTGCGGGTGGTACCACGACCTACCCGGCCTCGCAGCTGGTGTAGCTGCGCGAGACCTAGCCGCTCGGCGTTTTCAATGACCATCAGAGATGCATTGGGCACATCGACCCCCACTTCGATTACAGTGGTGGCCACTAAAAGGTCGATTTCAGCGCGTTTGAAAGCATCCATTACCTGTTTTTTCTCACTGGGTTTCATGCGCCCATGTACTAGCCCGATCCGCACCCCTGACAATAGGTTACGCAACTCAATCTCGGCATCCTCGGCCGCTTGACACTGCAATACTTCGGACTCTTCAATGAGCGTGCAGACCCAATAAACCTGTCGTCCGCTCTGGCAGGCAGAGTAGATGCGTTGAATGACCTCAGGGCGACGACTGTTGGGTACCACTACGGTCTCCACAGGGCTACGCCCGGGGGGTAGTTCATCGATGGTGGAACAGTCGAGGTCGGCGAATACCGACATGGCGAGGGTGCGAGGAATTGGTGTGGCAGTCATGATCAGCTGGTGAGGTACCCGATTATCAGCGGCTCCTTTCTCCTTGAGCGCCAACCGTTGATGGACACCAAAACGGTGCTGTTCATCAATAATAACTAACCCTAAGCGTGCAAACTCAACGCCCTGTTGAAAAAGTGCGTGAGTACCCACGATCATTTGTGCCTCACCAGATTCTAAGTCTGATAGCACCCCCTGACGCTGTTTTCCCTTTAATTTTCCCGCCAGTAAGGTGACTTGCAGGTCGAGGGGCGTTAGCCACTCACTAAAGTTGCGGTAGTGCTGCTCTGCCAGTAGCTCGGTGGGTGCCATTAAAACGGCTTGGTGGCCGGCTTCAATTGCGCTAAGGGCGGCCATCGCTGCGACCACTGTTTTACCCGAGCCGACATCACCCTGCACCAGTCGCTGCATCGGATAGGGTTGGCTTAGATCCTGGTTAATCTCACCGATGACACGTTGTTGCGCACCCGTCAGCTGGTAAGGGAGGCGCTGTGTGAATGTTTTTC includes these proteins:
- the recG gene encoding ATP-dependent DNA helicase RecG; translated protein: MALDSQPTTLLKGVGPRMEAKLAKLGIHSVRDLLFHLPARYQDRTRITPIGTLRPGDNVMVEGDVQHTEIKMGRRRMLLSRISDGSGLLTLRFFYFNSGQQNRLSQGQRVRCFGEIRGGGATLEIIHPEIKLINSNRLTETLDDALTPIYPATEGLQQPTLRKLVTQALVLLENSAESLSELLPAETRSAHHYPTTAEAIQFIHYPPPEVSQAELEAGTHPAQQRLAFEELLAHQLSLRELHRHVRQQGGPPLNGNGALRKTFTQRLPYQLTGAQQRVIGEINQDLSQPYPMQRLVQGDVGSGKTVVAAMAALSAIEAGHQAVLMAPTELLAEQHYRNFSEWLTPLDLQVTLLAGKLKGKQRQGVLSDLESGEAQMIVGTHALFQQGVEFARLGLVIIDEQHRFGVHQRLALKEKGAADNRVPHQLIMTATPIPRTLAMSVFADLDCSTIDELPPGRSPVETVVVPNSRRPEVIQRIYSACQSGRQVYWVCTLIEESEVLQCQAAEDAEIELRNLLSGVRIGLVHGRMKPSEKKQVMDAFKRAEIDLLVATTVIEVGVDVPNASLMVIENAERLGLAQLHQLRGRVGRGTTRSSCLLMYHSPLSRLAKSRLSIMRETNDGFLIARRDLEIRGPGDVLGTRQTGDITLQIADLLRDEQLLPQVEAASELIQRRYPQLIQPLIQRWIGKGLKFAEV